A genomic window from Agrobacterium tumefaciens includes:
- a CDS encoding pentapeptide repeat-containing protein — MQIKDVIDIVEAASATLSGSTFNDVNLSGTVFDNVNLSGASFNNINLSGASFTDNNMSGWSIDDVNFSGLKLSNSNLSGAQITSCRMTGMKIDGIAVEDLMAAYKAAQQQA, encoded by the coding sequence ATGCAGATCAAGGACGTTATTGACATCGTGGAGGCTGCCAGCGCCACGCTTTCAGGCTCAACCTTCAACGACGTCAATCTTTCCGGCACGGTCTTTGACAATGTCAATCTTTCCGGGGCGAGCTTCAATAATATCAACCTATCAGGTGCGTCGTTCACGGATAACAACATGTCCGGCTGGTCGATCGACGACGTCAATTTTTCCGGTCTGAAACTGAGCAACTCAAACCTGTCCGGTGCGCAGATAACGTCATGCCGAATGACCGGCATGAAGATCGACGGCATTGCCGTCGAGGACCTGATGGCTGCCTACAAGGCAGCACAGCAGCAGGCCTGA
- the rpmB gene encoding 50S ribosomal protein L28, giving the protein MSRVCELTGKGVQTGNNVSHANNKTKRRFLPNLCQVTLISDALGQRFRLRVSAAALRSVEHRGGLDAFLLKSGENELSMRARLLRRQIAKKTAEAA; this is encoded by the coding sequence ATGTCCCGTGTATGCGAATTGACCGGCAAGGGCGTCCAGACGGGCAACAACGTCAGCCACGCCAACAACAAGACCAAGCGCCGGTTCCTTCCGAACCTCTGCCAGGTCACGTTGATCTCCGATGCTCTCGGCCAGCGCTTCCGCCTGCGTGTTTCCGCAGCAGCTCTGCGCTCCGTTGAACACCGTGGCGGCCTCGATGCTTTCCTTCTGAAGTCCGGCGAAAACGAACTGAGCATGCGCGCTCGTCTCCTGCGCCGCCAGATCGCCAAGAAGACGGCCGAAGCTGCTTAA
- a CDS encoding queuosine precursor transporter, which yields MPYLRFTLIYVLLMTLVVVASNILVQYPLSGSLFGVNLGDLLTWGAFTYPIAFLVTDLTNRQFGPSIARRVVLAGFVVGVTLSFWTSIPRIAVASGTAYLIGQLLDISVFNRLRRQRWWHAPLAGSMLGSVLDTALFFSIAFAASFSFVGPNDAFAIENAPILGVFAMEAPRWISWALGDLSVKVLVGLVMLLPYGALMNTLKPMPGAVKSSRV from the coding sequence ATGCCCTATCTGCGCTTTACGCTTATCTATGTCCTGCTGATGACACTGGTGGTCGTCGCGTCCAATATTCTGGTGCAATACCCGCTTTCCGGCTCGTTGTTCGGCGTCAATCTCGGCGACCTTCTGACCTGGGGCGCCTTCACCTATCCGATCGCCTTCCTCGTCACGGACCTGACCAATCGCCAGTTCGGCCCGTCCATCGCGCGCCGCGTCGTGCTTGCCGGCTTCGTCGTTGGTGTCACACTGTCCTTCTGGACATCGATCCCACGCATCGCGGTCGCCTCCGGCACCGCCTATCTGATCGGCCAGTTGCTGGATATTTCCGTTTTCAACCGCCTGCGCCGCCAGCGCTGGTGGCATGCGCCGCTTGCCGGCTCCATGCTGGGTTCGGTGCTGGATACGGCCCTGTTCTTCTCCATCGCCTTTGCCGCAAGCTTCTCTTTTGTCGGCCCCAACGATGCCTTCGCCATCGAAAACGCGCCCATCCTCGGCGTCTTCGCCATGGAAGCACCTCGCTGGATTTCCTGGGCGCTTGGCGATCTGTCGGTGAAGGTTCTCGTCGGCCTTGTCATGCTCCTGCCTTACGGTGCGCTGATGAACACGCTGAAGCCGATGCCTGGCGCCGTCAAATCGAGCCGCGTTTGA